Proteins from a single region of Phycisphaerae bacterium:
- a CDS encoding PhoH family protein: protein MRKHYILDTNILLHDPNSIFQFADNVVVIPIEVIIEIDRFKHEISSRGQNAREVSRLLDQVRQSQSLAQGAKLPGGGMLRVYCGQEHALAAKNVYADAEILRIAREIQAAEPGGKVIIVTKDINLRIRADALGLPAEDYTTDRVGLSDLYTGRIELAETPEVINRFMAEGMMPLPAGTSIYPNEYVLLRSNNGTAASALARVDAKCERLVRVNESKKPVCGIRPKNKEQYFAFDALFCEAIKLVTIMGKAGTGKTLLAMAAGLQQVLHDKLYRGLVVTRPTTPVGKSMGALPGGIEEKLAPWLKPISDTLETLLDAGGAIGGRKHVRDLWESGTVDVQPLSYIRGRSIPKQFLIVDEAQNLTPLEVKTIITRVGHGTKVVLTGDSYQIDNPYVDSSSNGFNYLVNRFRGEPLAAHIELTKGERSPLAELGANLL from the coding sequence ATGCGGAAGCACTACATCCTCGACACCAACATCCTCCTGCACGACCCCAACTCGATCTTCCAGTTCGCGGACAACGTCGTCGTCATCCCCATCGAGGTGATCATCGAGATTGACCGGTTCAAGCACGAGATTTCCAGCCGGGGGCAAAACGCGCGGGAGGTGTCGCGGCTGCTCGACCAGGTGCGGCAGTCGCAGAGCCTGGCGCAGGGGGCGAAGCTGCCCGGCGGGGGGATGCTGCGGGTGTATTGCGGTCAGGAGCACGCGCTGGCGGCGAAAAATGTCTACGCCGACGCGGAGATCCTGCGGATCGCGCGGGAGATACAGGCGGCCGAGCCGGGCGGCAAGGTCATCATCGTCACGAAGGACATCAACCTGCGGATTCGGGCGGATGCGCTGGGATTGCCGGCGGAAGATTACACGACGGATCGCGTCGGTCTGTCGGACCTTTACACGGGGCGAATCGAACTCGCGGAGACGCCCGAGGTAATCAACCGGTTTATGGCCGAGGGGATGATGCCGCTTCCGGCGGGGACGAGCATTTATCCGAACGAGTATGTGCTGTTGCGGAGTAACAACGGGACGGCGGCGTCGGCGCTGGCCCGCGTCGATGCGAAGTGCGAACGGCTGGTGCGGGTCAACGAGTCGAAGAAGCCGGTCTGCGGGATTCGCCCCAAGAACAAGGAGCAGTATTTCGCCTTCGACGCCCTGTTCTGCGAAGCCATCAAGCTCGTGACGATCATGGGCAAGGCGGGGACCGGCAAGACGCTTCTCGCCATGGCGGCGGGGCTGCAGCAGGTCCTGCACGACAAGCTCTATCGCGGGCTCGTGGTCACGCGGCCGACCACGCCCGTCGGCAAGTCGATGGGGGCGCTGCCGGGCGGGATCGAGGAGAAGCTGGCGCCGTGGCTCAAGCCGATCAGCGACACGCTGGAGACGCTGCTCGACGCGGGCGGAGCCATCGGCGGGCGGAAGCATGTGCGCGACCTGTGGGAAAGCGGCACGGTCGATGTCCAGCCGCTCTCGTACATCCGCGGTCGGAGCATCCCCAAGCAGTTCCTCATTGTCGACGAGGCCCAGAACCTAACCCCCCTGGAAGTCAAGACGATCATCACCCGCGTCGGTCACGGGACCAAGGTCGTGCTGACCGGCGATTCGTACCAGATCGACAACCCGTATGTCGATTCAAGCAGCAACGGGTTCAACTACCTCGTGAACCGCTTCCGCGGCGAGCCGCTGGCGGCGCATATCGAGTTGACCAAGGGCGAGCGCAGCCCGCTGGCGGAGTTGGGGGCGAATTTGCTGTAG
- a CDS encoding NUDIX domain-containing protein, which translates to MSDPRTRTVANPVQGVLGILRDGERVLMIQRSKTVRVPLAWCFPGGAIEVGESQIEALVREMQEELELVVQPGELLMTQTKHEGRLVLYCWSAEIVGGALAANPKEVAEARWMTPAEVRVMEGVLPGTCEILETIGL; encoded by the coding sequence ATGAGCGATCCGCGTACACGAACGGTGGCGAACCCCGTGCAGGGCGTCCTGGGCATCCTCCGCGACGGCGAGCGCGTCCTGATGATCCAGCGGTCGAAGACCGTGCGCGTGCCGCTGGCGTGGTGTTTTCCGGGCGGGGCGATTGAAGTGGGGGAATCCCAGATCGAGGCGCTGGTGCGCGAGATGCAGGAGGAATTGGAACTCGTCGTTCAACCCGGTGAACTGCTTATGACGCAGACCAAGCACGAGGGGCGGCTCGTGCTTTATTGCTGGTCGGCCGAAATCGTGGGCGGCGCGCTTGCCGCCAACCCGAAGGAGGTTGCCGAGGCGCGGTGGATGACGCCGGCCGAGGTGCGGGTCATGGAGGGCGTTCTGCCGGGTACGTGCGAAATCCTGGAGACGATCGGGCTGTGA
- a CDS encoding putative dsRNA-binding protein, which yields MELIHQNESQENAWLFHRTPWEPEFLSRFPRVTQTLRIACPFIKIRSIRLILASLPSRPQAPIHVKLLTRLNAPDCRARVHDIAAIELLRSNPLDDRCRIDVRINNALHAKCFIFDTNEVIITSSNLTFAAFYKNLEVAIALSNPEVITTSTQYFDEIFDAASPVSDAMLESVKSRLPFLPPAEVCISPEPAVIEAPPIAPVDDASADFPELDPSAVQKLDEALSQQLERDLDKSCIFLSSPDGQSAAAESENSFFQDMASRFSRVFSGVQPTNDELAVIFVHASARQSLKSVNVDLERAAHLECIGRHALTIIIIESLLQASSRSIDAGTLTSKMNYIAASDHCVRKFHEAGLAQVLLDVSMTSSSEAFSRGRALILKKTIYRMVGYLALSRPWEEIANVIIATLEIAESFPFESYRDHNYKRELQNATQQAGAGRPIYKLSGREGRDDDPSFIVDVIVRNKIVGQGRGTPMKIAEMRAAFDALKAFRLDRSSSRATGGEPVKSATLAACSRLGLSALRTVTSRDIGIAQALYVLLPTGSPRTEFADKREGLSVLGGVVRELLAYFQCYSDGCGPTAATSRANYLNKKERVVKCIRQSPLLGWIKELVKDNQFRTAGDPSVVNETVNVCFAVLFAAGGIETCRGLASYLFRDTSVDVSQEIIPAKVRLLQALQAAFRERVKELLKFELKPLHKLNQSHDPLFQVRVVFDGKELGRGTGKSRRIAEEVAAECALINPLLQQLLSSAVASSSDSSSAAGGAEVVAHGGI from the coding sequence ATGGAACTAATTCATCAAAACGAATCCCAAGAAAACGCATGGCTTTTCCATCGGACTCCCTGGGAGCCGGAGTTTTTGTCCAGGTTTCCTCGGGTAACACAGACACTTCGAATCGCATGCCCGTTCATTAAAATCCGAAGCATCCGACTAATCCTCGCAAGCTTGCCATCTCGCCCACAAGCACCTATCCACGTAAAGTTGCTTACACGCCTTAATGCGCCTGATTGTCGCGCCAGGGTCCACGATATTGCTGCGATCGAGTTGCTCCGGAGCAATCCTCTTGACGACCGCTGCCGTATCGACGTGCGCATTAACAACGCTTTGCACGCGAAGTGCTTTATCTTCGACACCAACGAAGTCATCATCACATCGTCTAATCTAACGTTCGCCGCCTTTTACAAGAACCTTGAAGTTGCGATTGCCCTTTCTAATCCTGAAGTAATTACCACATCGACGCAGTATTTCGACGAGATATTTGATGCGGCGTCGCCTGTGTCGGACGCGATGCTGGAATCGGTGAAGAGTCGTTTGCCTTTCCTGCCACCTGCGGAAGTCTGCATTAGCCCCGAGCCCGCGGTCATCGAGGCCCCTCCAATTGCTCCGGTTGATGATGCGTCTGCTGACTTCCCCGAGCTCGATCCTTCGGCCGTCCAAAAGCTCGATGAAGCTTTGTCGCAACAACTCGAGCGCGACCTAGACAAGAGCTGCATATTTCTTTCATCACCGGACGGACAATCGGCCGCAGCCGAGAGCGAAAACTCGTTCTTTCAAGACATGGCCTCTCGTTTTTCGCGGGTCTTTAGTGGTGTTCAGCCCACAAACGACGAACTGGCTGTAATATTCGTACATGCGTCCGCCCGGCAATCACTCAAATCAGTAAACGTTGATCTAGAGCGCGCGGCGCACTTGGAGTGTATCGGTCGCCACGCCCTTACGATTATCATAATAGAGTCGCTGTTGCAAGCCAGCAGCAGGTCAATTGATGCGGGAACCCTCACGTCGAAGATGAACTATATTGCTGCCTCCGATCATTGTGTGCGCAAATTCCACGAGGCAGGCCTTGCCCAAGTCTTACTTGACGTCTCTATGACATCAAGTTCCGAGGCATTCAGTCGCGGCCGTGCGTTGATTCTCAAGAAGACCATATATCGAATGGTTGGCTATCTCGCTCTATCACGGCCTTGGGAGGAAATTGCGAATGTAATTATTGCAACGTTGGAGATTGCGGAGTCCTTTCCTTTTGAGTCCTATCGAGACCACAATTATAAGAGGGAATTACAGAACGCTACTCAACAAGCGGGCGCCGGTAGACCAATATACAAACTTTCCGGTCGCGAGGGTCGCGACGATGATCCAAGTTTCATCGTCGATGTGATCGTCCGCAACAAGATTGTGGGCCAAGGGCGAGGCACGCCAATGAAGATCGCCGAAATGCGGGCAGCATTCGACGCACTAAAGGCGTTTCGGCTCGATCGCTCATCCTCGCGTGCGACTGGAGGAGAACCCGTTAAAAGCGCGACCCTTGCAGCGTGCTCGCGACTTGGACTCAGTGCCCTCCGCACAGTCACATCACGTGATATTGGGATTGCCCAAGCGCTCTATGTACTACTCCCGACGGGGAGCCCTCGAACAGAGTTTGCTGACAAACGGGAAGGACTGTCCGTCTTAGGAGGCGTCGTGCGAGAACTACTGGCCTACTTCCAATGCTACTCAGACGGATGTGGCCCGACAGCAGCGACTAGTCGCGCCAATTATCTAAACAAGAAAGAGCGCGTCGTAAAGTGTATCCGCCAGTCTCCGTTATTGGGATGGATTAAAGAACTGGTCAAAGACAATCAATTTCGTACTGCTGGCGATCCGAGCGTTGTAAACGAAACTGTCAATGTTTGCTTCGCCGTTCTTTTTGCTGCTGGCGGAATAGAAACTTGTCGTGGTCTTGCTTCGTATCTATTTCGGGATACATCCGTTGATGTATCACAGGAGATTATTCCTGCAAAGGTGAGATTGCTGCAAGCGCTTCAAGCCGCGTTCCGAGAACGAGTAAAAGAACTCTTGAAGTTTGAATTAAAACCCTTGCATAAGCTTAACCAAAGCCACGATCCGTTATTCCAAGTGCGAGTCGTCTTCGACGGAAAAGAATTAGGGCGAGGTACTGGAAAATCGCGTCGGATCGCTGAAGAAGTTGCCGCGGAGTGCGCGCTAATTAATCCATTATTGCAACAACTGTTAAGCTCAGCAGTTGCCTCTTCCTCGGATTCATCGTCAGCGGCGGGAGGCGCAGAAGTCGTTGCGCACGGCGGTATTTGA
- a CDS encoding LemA family protein, with amino-acid sequence MNTVAAGVSSNSWVVIAIAVGLIAFIWMIAIYNGLVRGRMTVREAWAQIEVQLKRRHELIPNLVETVKGYAGHEKETLNRVIEARNRAVGATTPAQAGIAEGMLNGALRQLFALSEAYPNLKANENFMQLSAELASTENQVSAARQYYNDAVGRYNSSIQIFPNVMFAGSLGFRPAEFFEVEDPAAREAPKVKFT; translated from the coding sequence ATGAACACTGTCGCTGCCGGCGTCTCGTCCAACAGCTGGGTCGTGATCGCTATTGCCGTCGGGCTGATCGCCTTCATTTGGATGATCGCCATCTACAACGGTCTCGTTCGCGGACGCATGACCGTCCGGGAGGCCTGGGCCCAGATTGAGGTGCAGCTCAAGCGGCGGCACGAACTCATTCCCAACCTCGTCGAGACCGTCAAGGGCTATGCGGGGCACGAGAAGGAGACGCTCAATCGCGTGATTGAGGCCCGCAACCGCGCCGTCGGCGCGACAACTCCCGCGCAGGCCGGCATCGCCGAGGGGATGCTGAACGGCGCGCTGCGCCAGCTATTCGCCCTCTCCGAGGCCTATCCCAACCTCAAGGCCAACGAGAATTTCATGCAGCTCTCCGCCGAACTCGCCTCCACGGAGAACCAGGTGAGCGCCGCCCGGCAGTACTACAACGACGCCGTCGGTCGCTACAACAGTTCGATTCAGATCTTCCCGAACGTCATGTTCGCAGGCTCGCTCGGCTTTCGACCGGCGGAGTTCTTTGAAGTGGAAGACCCCGCGGCCCGCGAAGCGCCGAAGGTGAAGTTTACGTAG
- the lpxK gene encoding tetraacyldisaccharide 4'-kinase, translating into MAFLTGAYLELVAHRRRGLFADILRALLAVVAVPYAAVVIIRNTYYDLFPGAAKRVDAPVISIGNLTVGGTGKTPIAAAICQRLADRGRKPAILLRGYKSKASTRNANESDAVTARWREKSDEAMVLARRCPGAAVLVDPDRVASGRRAIHQGADVLVLDDGFQHRRLARDLDIVLIDATAPFGHGHFLPRGLLREPPTALRRADLVVLTRSNEVDGTTRSLIQRTLRRLAKDRPIIEATHSTHGFLDLSGRPVQETDPTDMQAVLFAGIANFESFRRSVERLGVRVLAAYQYPDHHPYSAEELTGLADVAGEMEANILLTTEKDAVKIEGRWDEKAPRLLALNLAVEFPGDGDKILADAIDRILRDA; encoded by the coding sequence ATGGCCTTTCTTACCGGCGCTTACCTGGAACTCGTCGCCCATCGTCGCCGCGGCCTTTTCGCGGACATCCTCCGCGCCCTCCTGGCCGTCGTCGCTGTTCCTTATGCCGCTGTCGTAATTATCCGCAACACCTACTACGATCTTTTTCCCGGCGCTGCGAAGCGGGTCGATGCCCCCGTGATCTCCATCGGCAACCTCACCGTTGGCGGGACCGGAAAGACGCCCATCGCCGCCGCGATCTGCCAGAGGCTCGCTGACCGCGGGCGAAAGCCCGCCATTCTTTTGCGCGGGTACAAGTCGAAGGCCTCGACGCGCAACGCCAATGAATCCGACGCGGTCACCGCCCGCTGGCGCGAAAAAAGCGACGAGGCGATGGTCCTCGCGCGCCGCTGTCCCGGCGCCGCGGTGCTCGTGGATCCGGATCGTGTGGCGTCCGGCCGGCGTGCGATACACCAGGGCGCCGATGTGCTCGTTCTGGATGACGGCTTTCAGCATCGCCGTCTGGCCCGCGATCTGGACATCGTGCTCATCGACGCCACCGCCCCCTTTGGCCACGGCCACTTTCTGCCTCGCGGCTTGCTGCGCGAGCCGCCGACGGCGCTCCGCCGCGCCGATCTCGTTGTCCTTACGCGCAGTAACGAAGTCGACGGAACGACAAGGTCGCTGATCCAGCGCACGCTTCGACGCCTCGCGAAAGACCGCCCGATCATCGAAGCGACGCACTCGACCCATGGTTTTCTCGATCTTTCAGGCCGACCGGTCCAGGAGACGGACCCCACCGATATGCAGGCGGTCCTCTTTGCCGGAATTGCCAATTTCGAGAGCTTTCGGAGAAGCGTCGAGCGGCTTGGCGTCCGGGTGCTGGCGGCCTATCAATACCCGGACCACCATCCCTATAGCGCCGAGGAGCTGACCGGCCTGGCGGACGTCGCCGGGGAGATGGAGGCCAACATCCTGCTCACCACGGAAAAGGACGCCGTCAAAATCGAGGGCCGCTGGGACGAAAAGGCGCCGCGGTTGCTCGCGCTGAATTTGGCGGTCGAGTTTCCAGGCGATGGCGATAAAATACTCGCCGACGCAATCGATCGTATCCTCCGGGATGCGTGA
- a CDS encoding HDOD domain-containing protein → MIGNPTRGEIDSIESLCGVAALLGRSRIACLSNRLYASPPPGPVETASVLALSPALSAGLIRIANAVRHGAGIPALNIEAATVRLGTDRTRALAVAFECAQALCVAVGDAIDFGAYWRQGLIRGCVARALAMNTDRRLASEAFLVGLLQDVGSATIAAAQPREIDRLRQNSEGCPVQLAALEWQSFGLNHIHVGLELLRQWQLPAIIVDAVGRHHTNPPLSPANSPAMRLWQIAYVAGALPIGPSAAPPTNPSLLLRLLHSAFNIHAGRVAALIEQAADEYRDIESLFARYFTAPISVADLLGPATMLAMDAASPLDVVPASHPVREFARREAPLSPVLSV, encoded by the coding sequence ATGATTGGTAATCCGACGCGCGGCGAAATCGACTCCATCGAATCCCTCTGCGGCGTCGCCGCGCTCCTCGGCCGCTCGCGAATTGCCTGCCTGTCCAACCGGCTCTACGCCTCCCCGCCGCCCGGGCCCGTGGAAACAGCCTCGGTCCTCGCCTTAAGCCCCGCGCTCAGCGCCGGCTTGATTCGCATTGCCAATGCCGTCCGTCACGGAGCGGGGATTCCCGCGCTGAACATCGAAGCCGCCACGGTCCGGCTCGGCACCGATCGCACGCGCGCCTTGGCCGTGGCGTTCGAATGCGCTCAGGCGCTTTGCGTCGCCGTGGGTGACGCGATCGACTTCGGCGCATACTGGAGGCAGGGCCTCATCCGCGGCTGCGTGGCCCGCGCGCTGGCGATGAATACCGACCGCCGCCTGGCGAGCGAGGCGTTTCTCGTGGGCCTGTTGCAGGACGTCGGCTCGGCGACCATTGCCGCCGCCCAGCCGCGGGAAATTGATCGCCTCCGCCAAAACAGCGAAGGCTGCCCGGTCCAACTCGCCGCGCTCGAATGGCAGTCGTTCGGTCTCAATCACATCCACGTCGGCCTTGAACTGCTGCGCCAATGGCAGCTTCCCGCGATCATCGTCGATGCCGTCGGTCGTCATCATACGAACCCGCCGCTTTCACCGGCGAATTCCCCCGCGATGCGCCTCTGGCAGATCGCCTACGTCGCAGGCGCGCTGCCCATCGGCCCCTCGGCCGCGCCGCCGACCAATCCATCCCTGCTCCTGCGACTTCTCCATTCCGCATTCAACATCCACGCCGGTCGCGTTGCCGCCCTGATTGAACAGGCGGCGGATGAATATCGCGATATCGAGAGCCTGTTCGCCCGCTATTTCACCGCGCCGATCAGCGTCGCCGATTTGCTCGGCCCCGCGACGATGCTGGCGATGGATGCAGCCTCGCCGCTCGATGTGGTCCCCGCCTCGCATCCGGTCCGCGAATTCGCTAGACGGGAAGCACCGCTATCACCCGTACTCTCGGTCTAA
- a CDS encoding HAD family hydrolase: MTTSVNQPNQNGRRAVFLDRDNTLIHDPGYLKDPAHVRLLDGAAEATARLRRAGYAVVVVTNQSGVARGLMAESDVEAVNGRMKELLVAGGGGLDAVYFCPYLDGLDAIREEYRRDSELRKPRPGMLELAAREMGLDLPRSWMVGDSSRDIEAGRAAGCRTIFVGPGGQAARADAVAPDLAAAARHILANTSPQPAPAPKADRPEKTPPPAAPPAGDSAALNAVLEELRLMRRDRQFDDFSVGRLAGAIVQAFAAIAILWGLYAAVDIGPNNPGAATNATIRLLAGIAFQIVALTWFSASRRK; this comes from the coding sequence ATGACCACGTCCGTGAACCAGCCGAATCAGAATGGACGCCGCGCCGTCTTCCTCGATCGCGACAACACGCTGATCCACGATCCGGGCTACCTCAAGGATCCCGCGCACGTGCGTCTGCTCGACGGCGCCGCCGAGGCCACCGCCCGCCTTCGCCGCGCCGGCTACGCGGTCGTCGTCGTGACGAACCAATCCGGCGTCGCGCGAGGGCTGATGGCCGAGAGCGACGTCGAGGCCGTCAACGGCCGAATGAAAGAACTCCTCGTCGCCGGGGGCGGTGGCCTGGACGCCGTGTACTTCTGTCCCTATCTCGACGGGCTCGATGCGATTCGTGAGGAGTACCGCCGTGACAGCGAACTGCGAAAACCCCGGCCCGGCATGTTGGAACTTGCGGCACGGGAAATGGGCCTCGACTTGCCGCGCTCCTGGATGGTCGGCGATTCTTCGCGCGACATCGAGGCCGGCCGCGCCGCCGGTTGCCGCACCATCTTCGTCGGACCCGGTGGGCAAGCCGCGCGGGCCGATGCGGTCGCTCCCGATCTCGCCGCGGCCGCGCGGCACATTCTGGCGAACACGAGTCCTCAGCCGGCGCCCGCCCCGAAGGCTGACCGTCCGGAGAAAACGCCGCCGCCCGCGGCCCCCCCGGCCGGAGATTCAGCCGCGCTGAATGCCGTGCTGGAAGAGCTGCGCCTGATGCGCCGCGACCGGCAATTCGACGACTTCTCTGTCGGTCGACTGGCCGGCGCGATTGTGCAGGCCTTCGCCGCGATCGCCATCCTCTGGGGGCTGTACGCGGCAGTCGATATCGGGCCGAATAACCCCGGCGCGGCGACGAACGCGACGATCCGCCTGCTGGCGGGCATCGCTTTTCAAATCGTTGCGCTGACGTGGTTTTCCGCCTCCCGGCGGAAATAA
- a CDS encoding response regulator, with amino-acid sequence MARVKDVLTTGDVARICNVAPRTVSKWFDTGKLRGYRIPGSKDRRIPLQQLVRFMKSHGIPLNGLETGAAKVLIAENDSALADLLSRALADEAGYEVQVARSAFEAGSIADAFKPHVMCMDIEMPGLSGRETLRAIRGLPDLAVTRLVAMTGALREGDAETLRQQGFDAVLPKPFEISQAVRTIEETLSLEM; translated from the coding sequence ATGGCTCGTGTAAAAGATGTTCTGACCACCGGCGACGTCGCACGAATCTGCAATGTCGCGCCCCGAACCGTCTCTAAATGGTTCGACACCGGCAAACTCCGCGGGTATCGCATCCCCGGCAGTAAAGACCGCCGCATACCACTGCAACAACTCGTCCGCTTCATGAAGTCGCACGGCATTCCGCTGAACGGGCTGGAGACCGGCGCGGCGAAGGTGCTCATCGCGGAAAACGATTCGGCCCTCGCTGACCTGCTCTCTCGCGCACTGGCCGACGAAGCCGGCTACGAGGTGCAAGTGGCTCGATCGGCATTTGAGGCCGGCTCCATCGCCGATGCCTTCAAGCCCCATGTAATGTGCATGGACATCGAAATGCCCGGTTTGTCCGGCCGCGAAACGCTCCGCGCGATCCGCGGGCTGCCCGATCTCGCCGTGACGCGCCTGGTCGCGATGACCGGGGCATTGCGGGAGGGAGATGCTGAGACGCTCCGGCAGCAGGGCTTCGACGCCGTTCTGCCCAAACCGTTCGAAATCTCGCAGGCCGTTCGAACCATTGAAGAGACGCTCTCCCTGGAGATGTGA